From the genome of Cedecea lapagei, one region includes:
- the aroA gene encoding 3-phosphoshikimate 1-carboxyvinyltransferase, producing MESLTLQPIALVDGTINLPGSKSVSNRALLLAALAKGTTVLTNLLDSDDVRHMLNALKALGVSYTLSADRTRCEVTGVAGPLQAAGELELFLGNAGTAMRPLAAALCLGSNNIVLTGEPRMKERPIGHLVDALRQGGAEIDYLEQENYPPLRLRGGFNGGKVEVDGSVSSQFLTALLMAAPLAPNDTEITIKGELVSKPYIDITLHLMKTFGVEVENHDYRSFVIRGAQEYQSPGAYLVEGDASSASYFLAAGAIKGGVVKVTGIGRNSVQGDIRFADVLEKMGAKVTWGDDFISCERGELNAIDMDMNHIPDAAMTIATAALFAKGTTTLRNIYNWRVKETDRLSAMATELRKVGAEVEEGEDYITVTPPEKLTFAEIGTYNDHRMAMCFSLVALSDTPVTILDPGCTAKTFPDYFEQLARISTPA from the coding sequence CTGGAATCCCTGACGTTACAACCCATCGCGCTGGTCGACGGCACCATTAACCTGCCAGGTTCAAAAAGCGTTTCTAACCGTGCACTGCTGTTGGCCGCGCTGGCCAAAGGGACTACGGTGCTGACCAATCTGCTGGATAGCGATGATGTCCGCCATATGCTTAACGCGCTTAAGGCGCTGGGTGTAAGCTATACGCTTTCGGCGGATCGTACCCGTTGTGAAGTCACCGGCGTGGCTGGGCCTTTACAGGCTGCAGGCGAGCTTGAGCTGTTCTTGGGCAACGCAGGTACTGCGATGCGTCCGCTGGCGGCTGCGCTGTGTCTTGGCAGCAATAATATTGTGCTGACCGGCGAGCCGCGCATGAAAGAGCGCCCGATTGGCCACCTTGTTGATGCGCTGCGTCAGGGCGGGGCTGAGATTGATTATCTTGAGCAAGAGAATTATCCGCCGCTGCGCCTGCGTGGGGGCTTTAACGGCGGCAAAGTTGAGGTGGACGGCAGCGTCTCCAGCCAGTTCCTGACCGCGCTGCTGATGGCGGCTCCTCTGGCGCCTAACGATACCGAAATCACCATCAAAGGCGAGCTGGTGTCTAAACCTTATATTGATATCACACTGCACCTGATGAAAACCTTCGGCGTTGAGGTGGAAAACCACGACTACCGTAGCTTTGTTATTCGCGGTGCGCAGGAATATCAGTCGCCGGGGGCTTACCTGGTTGAAGGCGACGCATCATCTGCTTCCTACTTCCTGGCTGCAGGCGCCATTAAAGGCGGCGTAGTGAAGGTGACCGGTATTGGCCGTAACAGCGTGCAGGGCGATATCCGTTTTGCTGATGTGCTGGAAAAAATGGGCGCTAAAGTGACCTGGGGCGATGACTTCATCAGCTGCGAGCGCGGTGAGCTGAATGCTATCGATATGGACATGAACCATATCCCGGATGCGGCAATGACCATTGCGACAGCGGCACTGTTTGCTAAGGGCACGACCACCTTACGCAATATCTATAACTGGCGTGTAAAAGAGACCGATCGCCTCAGCGCGATGGCGACCGAGCTACGAAAAGTGGGCGCAGAAGTTGAAGAGGGCGAGGATTACATCACCGTCACGCCTCCGGAAAAGCTGACGTTTGCTGAGATCGGCACCTACAACGATCACCGAATGGCGATGTGCTTCTCGCTGGTGGCGCTGTCCGATACACCGGTCACTATCCTGGATCCAGGCTGTACCGCGAAAACCTTCCCGGACTATTTTGAACAGCTGGCGCGTATAAGCACTCCGGCATAA
- the msbA gene encoding lipid A ABC transporter ATP-binding protein/permease MsbA translates to MQNDKDLSTWQTFRRLWPMISPFRTGLIVAGIALILNAASDTYMLSLLKPLLDDGFGKTDSSVLLWMPLAVIALMVLRGITSYVSSYCISWVSGMVVMNMRRRLFSHMMGMPVAFFDQQSTGTLLSRITYDSEQVASSSSSALITVVREGASIIGLFVLMFWYSWQLSVILIVLAPIVSFAIRFVSKRFRNISKNMQNTMGQVTTSAEQMLKGHKEVLIFGGQQVETDRFDKVSNRMRNQGMKLVSASSISDPIIQLIASFALAFVLYAASFPSVMETLTAGTITVVFSSMIALMRPLKSLTNVNAQFQRGMAACQTLFSILDSEQEIDSGKKVIERSKGDVEFRNVTFTYPGRDVPALRDINLTIPAGKTVALVGRSGSGKSTIASLITRFYEQEKGDILIDGHDIRDYTLASLRNQVALVSQNVHLFNDTIANNIAYARTEQYSREDIEKAARMAYAMDFISKMDNGLDTMIGENGVLLSGGQRQRIAIARALLRDSPILILDEATSALDTESERAIQAALDELQKNRTSLVIAHRLSTIEQADEIVVVEDGRIVERGPHQELLAHRGVYAQLHKMQFGE, encoded by the coding sequence ATGCAGAACGATAAAGATCTCTCCACGTGGCAGACTTTCCGCCGGCTCTGGCCGATGATTTCCCCATTTAGAACGGGTCTGATTGTGGCTGGGATAGCGTTAATCCTTAATGCTGCGAGCGATACCTATATGCTTTCGCTGCTTAAACCATTACTGGATGATGGTTTTGGTAAAACGGACTCGTCAGTGCTGCTGTGGATGCCGCTGGCGGTGATTGCCCTGATGGTGCTGCGCGGCATCACCAGCTATGTCTCCAGTTACTGTATCTCATGGGTGTCTGGCATGGTGGTGATGAACATGCGCCGCCGCCTGTTCAGCCATATGATGGGCATGCCGGTCGCCTTCTTCGATCAGCAGTCAACGGGCACGCTGCTGTCGCGCATTACCTATGATTCTGAGCAGGTAGCCTCTTCCTCCTCCAGCGCGCTGATTACCGTGGTGCGTGAAGGCGCCTCTATCATTGGCCTGTTTGTGCTGATGTTCTGGTATAGCTGGCAGCTGTCGGTCATCCTGATCGTGCTGGCCCCGATCGTCTCGTTTGCTATTCGCTTCGTTTCTAAGCGCTTCCGCAACATCAGTAAAAACATGCAGAACACCATGGGGCAGGTGACAACCAGCGCCGAGCAGATGCTGAAGGGCCATAAAGAAGTGCTTATCTTCGGCGGCCAGCAGGTGGAAACCGATCGCTTCGACAAGGTGAGTAACCGCATGCGTAACCAGGGGATGAAGCTGGTTTCGGCCTCCTCTATCTCCGACCCGATCATCCAGCTTATCGCTTCGTTTGCTTTGGCCTTCGTGCTGTATGCCGCCAGTTTCCCAAGCGTCATGGAAACCCTCACGGCGGGGACGATCACCGTTGTCTTCTCTTCAATGATTGCGCTGATGCGCCCGCTGAAATCGCTGACTAACGTGAATGCTCAGTTCCAGCGCGGGATGGCCGCCTGCCAGACGCTGTTCTCTATCCTCGATTCCGAGCAGGAAATAGACAGCGGCAAAAAGGTCATCGAACGTTCTAAAGGCGATGTTGAATTCCGCAATGTCACCTTTACCTACCCAGGCCGTGATGTTCCAGCGCTGCGCGACATCAACCTGACTATTCCGGCAGGCAAGACCGTTGCTCTGGTTGGGCGTTCAGGTTCCGGTAAGTCGACTATTGCCAGCCTGATCACGCGTTTCTACGAGCAGGAAAAGGGCGACATCCTGATTGATGGTCATGATATTCGCGACTATACCCTTGCTTCTCTGCGTAACCAGGTTGCACTGGTCTCCCAGAACGTTCACCTGTTTAACGACACTATCGCCAATAACATCGCCTACGCACGCACCGAGCAGTACTCGCGCGAAGACATTGAAAAGGCCGCGCGTATGGCCTATGCCATGGACTTCATCAGTAAGATGGATAACGGGCTTGATACCATGATCGGTGAAAATGGCGTGCTGCTTTCCGGCGGCCAGCGTCAGCGTATCGCGATTGCCCGAGCTCTGCTGCGGGATAGCCCAATATTGATTCTGGACGAAGCGACTTCCGCACTTGATACCGAGTCAGAACGCGCCATTCAGGCCGCTCTGGACGAATTGCAAAAGAACCGTACTTCGCTGGTTATCGCCCACCGTCTGTCTACTATCGAACAGGCAGACGAGATCGTGGTGGTGGAAGATGGCCGCATCGTTGAACGTGGCCCTCACCAGGAGCTGCTGGCGCATCGCGGTGTCTACGCCCAGCTGCATAAGATGCAATTTGGCGAATGA
- the serC gene encoding 3-phosphoserine/phosphohydroxythreonine transaminase, whose protein sequence is MTQVYNFSSGPAMLPAEVLRRAQQELCDWHGLGTSVMEISHRGKEFIQVAEEAEKDFRDLLQIPSNYKVLFCHGGGRGQFAGVPLNILGDKTSADYIDGGYWANSAIKEAKKYCQPVAHDVKITVDGKRAIKPMSEWQVSENSAFLHYCPNETIDGISIDETPDFGSTVVAADFSSTILSRPIDVSRFGVIYAGAQKNIGPAGLTLVVVREDLLGKAHKACPSIIDYTVLNDNDSMFNTPPTFAWYLAGLVFKWLKEQGGVSAMDRINQAKAELLYGVIDNSDFYRNDVAAANRSRMNVPFQLADSALDKVFLEESFAAGLHSLKGHRVVGGMRASIYNAMPLDGVKALTDFMVDFERRHG, encoded by the coding sequence ATGACACAGGTATACAATTTTAGTTCTGGTCCGGCAATGCTACCGGCTGAAGTACTTCGTCGTGCACAACAGGAGCTGTGCGACTGGCATGGTCTGGGCACTTCCGTAATGGAAATTAGCCACCGTGGTAAAGAGTTTATTCAGGTCGCGGAAGAGGCAGAAAAAGATTTTCGCGATCTGCTGCAAATCCCCTCTAACTATAAAGTTTTATTCTGCCACGGCGGCGGCCGCGGCCAGTTTGCCGGCGTACCGCTGAATATCCTCGGTGACAAAACCAGCGCTGACTATATCGACGGCGGCTACTGGGCGAACAGCGCAATAAAAGAAGCGAAAAAATACTGCCAGCCTGTAGCTCACGACGTGAAAATTACCGTGGACGGCAAGCGCGCCATCAAACCGATGAGCGAGTGGCAGGTTTCGGAAAACAGCGCGTTTCTGCACTATTGCCCAAATGAGACCATCGACGGCATCTCCATCGACGAAACGCCTGATTTTGGCAGCACCGTGGTTGCCGCTGACTTCTCCTCCACCATTTTGTCCCGCCCTATCGACGTTAGCCGCTTCGGCGTGATTTATGCCGGTGCGCAGAAAAACATTGGCCCGGCCGGCCTGACGCTGGTGGTGGTACGTGAAGATCTGCTGGGTAAGGCACACAAAGCATGCCCGTCGATCATCGATTACACCGTGCTGAACGACAACGACTCCATGTTCAACACGCCGCCAACCTTTGCCTGGTATCTCGCGGGGCTGGTCTTTAAATGGCTGAAAGAGCAGGGCGGCGTCTCCGCTATGGATCGCATTAACCAGGCCAAAGCCGAACTGCTCTACGGCGTGATTGACAACAGCGATTTCTATCGTAACGACGTAGCTGCCGCTAACCGCTCTCGTATGAACGTACCTTTCCAGCTGGCAGATAGCGCGCTGGACAAAGTATTCCTCGAGGAGTCCTTTGCCGCGGGCCTGCATTCGCTGAAAGGCCACCGCGTTGTAGGCGGCATGCGCGCCTCTATTTATAACGCCATGCCGCTTGATGGTGTAAAAGCGTTGACGGACTTTATGGTGGACTTCGAGCGCCGCCACGGTTAA
- a CDS encoding DUF421 domain-containing protein: MKAFDWQRMAFDEVPPDFLWEVVLRSLFTFVLVFLFLKVTGRRGVRQMSLFEVLIILTLGSAAGDVAFYHNVPMLPVLMVFLTLAVLYRTVMWLMAHSERLENLLEGKPAIIIEGGEFAWEKMRAQNITEFEFFMELRVHGVEHLGQVRLAILETNGEISLYYYPDEEVRPGLPILPDGCVEHFITAPRNGEYACTRCSEVVTLSAGDRHSCPRCRHARWAKASHARRIT, translated from the coding sequence ATGAAGGCTTTTGACTGGCAGCGTATGGCGTTTGATGAAGTCCCCCCTGATTTTTTATGGGAAGTTGTTCTCCGCAGCCTTTTTACCTTTGTGCTTGTTTTTCTGTTCCTCAAAGTTACCGGCAGGCGTGGCGTGCGCCAGATGTCGCTGTTTGAAGTCCTCATTATTCTGACGCTGGGTTCTGCTGCCGGGGACGTCGCGTTTTATCACAACGTACCGATGCTGCCCGTGCTAATGGTCTTCCTGACGCTCGCCGTCTTATACCGCACGGTGATGTGGCTGATGGCCCACAGCGAGAGGCTGGAAAACCTGCTTGAAGGAAAACCCGCGATCATTATTGAAGGCGGTGAATTTGCCTGGGAGAAAATGCGGGCGCAGAACATCACCGAGTTTGAGTTCTTTATGGAGCTTAGGGTGCACGGCGTCGAACATCTGGGGCAGGTCAGGCTGGCGATACTTGAAACTAACGGGGAGATCAGCCTTTATTACTACCCCGACGAAGAGGTAAGGCCGGGGCTGCCGATTTTACCCGATGGCTGCGTTGAACACTTTATTACCGCGCCGCGAAACGGGGAGTATGCCTGTACGCGCTGCAGCGAAGTGGTGACCCTGAGCGCCGGCGACCGCCATTCCTGTCCCCGCTGCCGCCACGCACGCTGGGCTAAAGCCAGCCACGCTCGCCGCATCACCTGA
- the cmk gene encoding (d)CMP kinase — protein MTASAPVITIDGPSGAGKGTLCKAMAEALQWHLLDSGAIYRVLALAALHHHVDVASEDALVPLAAHLDVRFVSTDGNLEVILEGEDVSGEIRTQEVANAASQVAAFPRVREALLRRQRAFRDAPGLIADGRDMGTVVFPDAPVKIFLDASSEERAHRRMLQLQEKGFSVNFERLLAEIKERDDRDRNRSVAPLVPAADALVLDSTSMSIEQVIEKALQYARQKLAAA, from the coding sequence ATGACGGCATCCGCCCCGGTAATAACGATTGATGGCCCAAGTGGCGCCGGTAAAGGCACGCTCTGTAAGGCCATGGCCGAAGCGCTGCAGTGGCATCTGCTGGACTCTGGCGCGATCTATCGTGTCCTGGCGCTGGCTGCGCTGCATCATCATGTTGATGTTGCCTCCGAAGACGCGCTGGTTCCTCTTGCCGCGCATCTGGACGTCCGCTTTGTGTCCACCGACGGCAATCTGGAAGTGATCCTTGAAGGGGAAGACGTGAGCGGAGAGATCCGCACTCAGGAAGTGGCAAATGCGGCCTCTCAGGTTGCCGCCTTCCCGCGTGTGCGCGAAGCCTTGCTGCGCCGCCAGCGCGCTTTCCGCGATGCGCCGGGCCTGATTGCCGACGGCCGTGATATGGGAACCGTGGTGTTCCCGGACGCGCCGGTGAAAATTTTCCTTGATGCCTCCTCCGAAGAGCGTGCCCACAGGCGCATGCTGCAGTTGCAGGAGAAGGGCTTTAGTGTTAACTTTGAACGCCTTTTGGCCGAGATAAAGGAACGCGACGATCGCGACCGCAACCGGTCCGTAGCGCCGCTGGTTCCTGCTGCCGATGCTTTAGTGCTGGATTCAACCAGTATGAGTATTGAGCAAGTGATTGAAAAAGCGTTACAATACGCGCGCCAAAAACTGGCTGCTGCCTGA
- a CDS encoding ComEC family protein, translating into MYSIPVVAGTFLLSSLPLLWLPTIPERDDLLLLLAATLVLAALLGRLCWVRYLALCLLLLNWNLLAARQMLDVFADVGQKPLSAQVKIARSDGETRHELQIMKLNQRYLFPVISVVLKNSVFPEPVCEGQVWQMTLRLRPTHSQLNDGGFDGQRYALSQLLPFNGSVLKASLLSDRCNLRGKWLERAKKATAHLPWQGVMIALGFGERIDVSDEVKKIMRDTGTAHLMAISGLHIALAGGIGWLFARALQFFLPTFLIGYRFPLLMSFSIALFYTWLSGMSPPAVRTLVGMGIWAVLRLSGRKWSSWDVLLCCAAGIVFSEPLTILAESLWLSGLAVCGLIFWYQWVPLPLRAVNRWLRPFADLLYLQTGVTLLLIPLQVILFHGVSLTSLAANLFAIPLITFISVPLILAGMVIGELPGMGEWIWLLANKSLEGVFALLASLPQGWREVDRRYQYLAFVFWWAVMIGRTGVWRTSFSSAAAVLFLMTFPFWRKPDASSWAVHMLDVGHGLTVVVERQGKAILYDTGNAWQGGDAAKTVTIPWLRWHNLQPEQVIVSHEHLDHIGGLKSLQQAWPKLNVLSSLHKAGDKPCFRNQQWRWQGIQFEVLWPPEEYQGTGNNRSCVVKVSREGFSLLLTGDLEASAELAMLSKRWQTLKADVLQVPHHGSRTSSTGPLLRAVSGSVALASTSRYNAWRLPSPKIIGLYRKYGYQWYDTAQSGQLTIEIKGDKWQISGFREQILTRWYHQWFGVTRDNG; encoded by the coding sequence GTGTATTCTATACCCGTGGTCGCTGGTACTTTTCTGCTGAGCTCCCTTCCACTGCTCTGGCTGCCGACAATCCCTGAAAGAGATGACCTTTTGCTGCTTCTGGCCGCTACGCTGGTGCTTGCGGCATTGTTGGGACGCCTGTGCTGGGTACGTTATCTGGCGCTGTGCCTTTTATTGCTCAACTGGAATCTTCTGGCCGCGCGGCAAATGCTGGATGTGTTTGCTGACGTTGGGCAAAAGCCGCTGTCTGCTCAGGTAAAAATTGCCCGTAGCGACGGTGAAACACGGCACGAGCTACAGATAATGAAGCTCAACCAGCGCTATCTGTTTCCGGTGATCAGCGTGGTATTGAAGAATAGCGTTTTTCCTGAACCCGTCTGCGAAGGGCAGGTATGGCAGATGACGCTGAGGCTTCGCCCGACGCATTCGCAGCTTAATGACGGCGGTTTTGACGGCCAGCGTTATGCGCTTTCTCAGCTGCTGCCCTTCAACGGCAGCGTACTGAAGGCCAGCTTGCTGTCGGATCGCTGTAATCTTCGCGGCAAGTGGCTTGAGCGAGCCAAAAAAGCCACGGCGCATCTTCCCTGGCAGGGCGTCATGATTGCCCTGGGTTTTGGTGAGCGGATAGACGTCAGCGATGAGGTCAAAAAAATTATGCGTGACACCGGTACCGCGCACCTCATGGCAATTTCCGGGCTGCATATTGCTTTAGCTGGCGGCATCGGCTGGCTGTTTGCGAGGGCGCTACAGTTTTTCCTCCCGACCTTTCTTATCGGGTATCGTTTTCCTCTGCTGATGAGTTTTAGCATCGCGCTGTTTTACACCTGGCTGTCGGGGATGAGTCCTCCGGCTGTCAGAACGCTGGTGGGGATGGGGATCTGGGCGGTGCTGCGACTCAGCGGGAGAAAATGGTCTTCCTGGGACGTGTTACTTTGTTGCGCGGCCGGTATTGTCTTCAGTGAGCCGCTGACTATTTTAGCGGAGAGTCTTTGGCTGTCGGGGCTTGCGGTTTGCGGGCTTATTTTTTGGTATCAGTGGGTTCCGCTGCCGCTCAGGGCTGTCAATCGCTGGCTGCGGCCTTTCGCCGATCTGCTTTATCTGCAAACCGGCGTGACTTTACTGCTTATTCCGCTTCAGGTGATTTTATTTCACGGCGTAAGCCTGACCTCGCTGGCCGCAAATCTCTTTGCTATTCCTTTGATTACCTTCATTAGCGTTCCCCTGATCCTGGCCGGAATGGTCATTGGCGAACTGCCGGGAATGGGGGAGTGGATTTGGTTGCTGGCGAATAAATCGCTGGAGGGAGTCTTTGCGCTATTGGCCAGCCTGCCGCAAGGCTGGCGAGAGGTGGATCGCCGTTATCAATATTTAGCGTTTGTTTTCTGGTGGGCGGTGATGATAGGGCGGACAGGCGTGTGGCGGACCTCATTCTCATCGGCAGCCGCAGTGCTGTTTTTGATGACTTTCCCTTTTTGGCGTAAACCTGACGCCAGCAGCTGGGCAGTCCATATGCTTGATGTCGGGCATGGGCTCACCGTCGTTGTTGAGCGTCAGGGGAAAGCGATCCTCTACGATACGGGAAATGCATGGCAAGGCGGTGATGCGGCAAAAACCGTGACTATCCCCTGGTTAAGATGGCATAACCTGCAGCCCGAGCAGGTTATCGTCAGCCATGAGCATCTTGACCATATCGGCGGCTTAAAAAGCCTTCAGCAGGCGTGGCCAAAGCTTAACGTGCTCAGCTCCCTTCACAAGGCGGGAGATAAACCCTGTTTCCGCAACCAGCAATGGCGGTGGCAAGGGATACAGTTTGAGGTGCTGTGGCCGCCGGAAGAGTATCAGGGAACCGGGAACAACCGCTCCTGCGTAGTGAAGGTCAGCCGGGAGGGATTTAGTCTCTTGCTGACGGGAGATCTCGAGGCCAGCGCAGAATTGGCTATGCTGAGTAAGCGCTGGCAGACGTTGAAAGCAGATGTATTACAGGTTCCTCACCACGGCAGCAGAACATCATCCACCGGGCCGCTGCTGAGGGCGGTCTCCGGCAGCGTGGCGCTGGCTTCTACTTCACGCTATAACGCCTGGCGTTTGCCGTCGCCAAAGATTATCGGCCTCTACCGCAAATACGGCTATCAATGGTACGACACAGCGCAATCCGGGCAGCTGACAATCGAAATAAAGGGTGATAAATGGCAAATCTCTGGCTTCAGAGAACAAATATTGACCCGTTGGTATCATCAGTGGTTTGGCGTCACCCGTGATAATGGGTAG
- the ihfB gene encoding integration host factor subunit beta → MTKSELIERLATQQSHIPAKAVEDAVKEMLEHMASTLAEGERIEIRGFGSFSLHYRAPRTGRNPKTGDKVDLEGKYVPHFKPGKELRDRANIYG, encoded by the coding sequence ATGACCAAGTCAGAATTGATCGAAAGACTTGCAACCCAGCAATCTCACATCCCTGCGAAAGCGGTTGAAGATGCGGTGAAAGAAATGCTGGAGCATATGGCCTCTACGCTCGCCGAGGGTGAACGTATTGAAATCCGGGGTTTCGGCAGTTTCTCCTTACACTATCGCGCTCCTCGCACCGGACGTAACCCAAAAACCGGCGACAAAGTGGACCTGGAAGGCAAATACGTTCCACACTTTAAGCCAGGTAAAGAGTTGCGTGACCGCGCCAATATTTATGGCTAA
- the rpsA gene encoding 30S ribosomal protein S1 — protein MTESFAQLFEESLKTIETRPGSIVRGVVVAIDKDVVLVDAGLKSESAIPAEQFKNAAGELEIQVGDEVDVALDAVEDGFGETLLSREKAKRHEAWITLEKAYEEAETVVGVINGKVKGGFTVELNGIRAFLPGSLVDVRPVRDTLHLEGKELEFKVIKLDQKRNNVVVSRRAVIESENSAERDQLLENLQEGMEVKGIVKNLTDYGAFVDLGGVDGLLHITDMAWKRVKHPSEIVNVGDEITVKVLKFDRERTRVSLGLKQLGEDPWVAIAKRYPEGTKLTGRVTNLTDYGCFVEIEEGVEGLVHVSEMDWTNKNIHPSKVVNVGDVVEVMVLDIDEERRRISLGLKQCKNNPWQQFAETHNKGDRVEGKIKSITDFGIFIGLDGGIDGLVHLSDISWNVAGEEAVREYKKGDEIAAVVLQVDAERERISLGVKQLAEDPFNNYVALNKKGTIVTGKVTAVDAKGATVELADGVEGYLRASEASRDRVEDATLVLNVGDDVEAKFTGVDRKNRVVSLSVRAKDEADEKDAIATVNNKQEEGNFSNAMAEAFKAAKGE, from the coding sequence ATGACTGAATCTTTTGCTCAACTATTTGAAGAATCCCTTAAAACAATCGAAACCCGTCCGGGTTCCATCGTTCGTGGTGTTGTTGTTGCTATCGACAAAGACGTCGTTCTGGTTGATGCGGGCCTGAAATCTGAATCTGCAATCCCTGCAGAGCAGTTCAAAAACGCAGCCGGCGAACTGGAAATTCAGGTCGGTGACGAAGTTGACGTTGCGCTGGACGCAGTAGAAGACGGCTTCGGTGAAACCCTGCTGTCCCGTGAGAAAGCTAAGCGTCACGAAGCCTGGATCACGCTGGAAAAAGCTTACGAAGAAGCTGAAACTGTGGTCGGTGTTATCAACGGCAAAGTTAAAGGTGGCTTCACTGTTGAGCTGAACGGTATTCGTGCGTTCCTGCCAGGTTCCCTGGTTGACGTTCGTCCAGTTCGCGACACGCTGCACCTGGAAGGCAAAGAGCTTGAGTTCAAAGTAATCAAGCTGGACCAGAAGCGTAACAACGTTGTTGTATCCCGTCGTGCCGTTATCGAATCCGAAAACAGCGCAGAACGCGATCAGCTGCTGGAAAACCTGCAGGAAGGCATGGAAGTCAAAGGTATCGTTAAGAACCTCACTGACTACGGCGCATTCGTTGACCTGGGCGGCGTTGATGGCCTGCTGCACATCACCGACATGGCGTGGAAACGCGTTAAGCACCCAAGCGAAATCGTGAACGTTGGCGACGAAATCACTGTTAAAGTGCTGAAGTTCGACCGCGAACGTACTCGTGTATCCCTCGGCCTGAAACAGCTGGGCGAAGATCCATGGGTAGCTATCGCTAAGCGTTACCCAGAAGGGACTAAACTGACTGGTCGCGTGACCAACCTGACCGACTACGGCTGCTTCGTTGAAATCGAAGAAGGCGTTGAAGGCCTGGTGCACGTTTCCGAAATGGACTGGACCAACAAAAACATCCACCCATCCAAAGTTGTTAACGTTGGTGATGTAGTGGAAGTGATGGTTCTGGATATCGACGAAGAACGTCGTCGTATCTCCCTGGGTCTGAAGCAGTGCAAAAACAACCCATGGCAGCAGTTCGCTGAGACCCACAACAAAGGCGATCGCGTTGAAGGTAAAATCAAGTCTATCACTGACTTCGGTATCTTCATCGGCCTGGACGGCGGCATCGACGGCCTGGTTCACCTGTCTGACATCTCCTGGAACGTTGCAGGCGAAGAAGCAGTTCGTGAATACAAAAAAGGCGACGAAATTGCAGCCGTTGTTCTGCAGGTTGACGCAGAGCGTGAGCGTATCTCCCTGGGCGTTAAACAGCTCGCGGAAGATCCGTTCAACAACTACGTTGCGCTGAACAAGAAAGGCACTATCGTTACTGGTAAAGTAACTGCAGTTGACGCGAAAGGTGCTACAGTTGAATTAGCAGACGGCGTAGAAGGCTACCTGCGCGCTTCTGAAGCTTCCCGTGACCGCGTTGAAGATGCCACTCTGGTTCTGAACGTTGGCGACGATGTTGAAGCTAAATTCACCGGCGTTGATCGTAAAAACCGTGTTGTGAGCCTGTCTGTTCGTGCTAAAGACGAAGCTGACGAGAAAGATGCAATTGCGACTGTTAACAACAAACAGGAAGAAGGCAACTTCTCTAACGCAATGGCTGAAGCATTCAAAGCAGCTAAAGGCGAGTAA